A region of the Thermodesulfobacteriota bacterium genome:
AAAAAGAGTCTTGATAAAAATTCGACCGCTACAAGCGCAATCACTATAGTGAAAATAGCAAGCAGGAAATTTTTTAGATACTTATTCATATCTGAGTGCCTCAATAGGATCTAGCTGAGATGCTTTGCGCGCAGGGTAGATTCCAAAGAAGATTCCAATTACCGCGGCAACTGAGAAAGCAAGAATCATAGCGCCAAAGGAAATGACCACAGGCCAGTTTGTAAAGGAAGAGGCAACTTTTGAACCCAGTATTCCTAGTATCACCCCAATCACACCACCAGCAAGAGATAAGAGCACAGACTCAATCAGAAATTGAATTAAAATATCTCTTTGTTTAGCACCGACGGCCATACGTATTCCAATCTCTCTTGTTCTCTCACCAACAGATACAAGCATGATATTCATAATCCCTATACCGCCCACAATCAAAGAAATTGATGCAACGCTGGCAAGAAGGATTGTCATGATCCTTGAGATTGCAAAAATTCTATTAATAATGCTAAGTTGACTTTTTATATAAAACTCGTCCTTTTGATCAGGCCTGTATCTATGACGCTCTCTGAGGAGGCTTATTATCTGACTCTCTGCAACCGGGATATCTTCAGAGGACTTTACAGAAACAGAGATGCTCTCTACCTGATTGATAGCCCTTATATATCTCTGAAAAGTGGAGTAAGGGATTAACACTACGTCATCTTGGTCTCTGCCTCCTGAGGTTTGTCCGAGTGAGCTCATAACCCCTATTACTGTGAATGTGTTTTTATTAATCCTAAGGGATTGGCCAATAGGATTTTGTGAGCCAAACAGATTATCTGCCACTGTTTTGCCGAGCACTACAACTCTAGCTCTATTTTCTACATCTTGGTTATTAAAAAAGTTTCCTCTATCGGTGTACCAGTCGTTAATATTTACAAAATCCGGCCCTACTCCAATGACAAGTGTAAACCAGTCCTGATTTCCGTAAATAATCTGCTGACCCAAATCGATTAAAGGTGATACGTGAGTCACCATGTCCAGCTCCTCTATAGCCTCGGCATCCTCAGGGGTTAGTATATAAACCTTTTGCTGAGACCCTGAGCCTACGCCCCTTTTTCCAGTTTTCACAAGAAAGGAGCTTCCGCCAAGACTGGTGAGCTGATCCTCTATCATCTTCTCAGCCCCCTGAGTAACTGCAACAAGGGAGATTACTGCCGCAACACCTATGATGATTCCAAGTGTTGTTAGAATGGAGCGCACTTTATTGGATGCGATTGCGCGGTATGCAACTTTAAATGCTGATAGTGGGTTCATTTGTGGCTGCCTAAATGTTTAAAACTCATATCCAAAGTAGCTGATATCTTTAGAATACATTTTTGAGACTTCTTCTTTGGTTTCGTCTGTGTAGTATGTTCTGTAGTTTTTATGTTTTGAGCTGTTTTTATGCGGAAGGCTCACGTTTTCAAGACCAAGTCCGTCAAATACTACCTGGGAGTCATTTGCTAAATCTTCAAAGCGGCCGACAAAATCCACTAGAAGATCGCCTTTTTCATCTGAAACATAGTCGAGCTGGTTATATAAAATACTTTTACGCCCGTCAATGTCGTCAATTGTATCTCTGCATTTATA
Encoded here:
- a CDS encoding ABC transporter permease, producing MNPLSAFKVAYRAIASNKVRSILTTLGIIIGVAAVISLVAVTQGAEKMIEDQLTSLGGSSFLVKTGKRGVGSGSQQKVYILTPEDAEAIEELDMVTHVSPLIDLGQQIIYGNQDWFTLVIGVGPDFVNINDWYTDRGNFFNNQDVENRARVVVLGKTVADNLFGSQNPIGQSLRINKNTFTVIGVMSSLGQTSGGRDQDDVVLIPYSTFQRYIRAINQVESISVSVKSSEDIPVAESQIISLLRERHRYRPDQKDEFYIKSQLSIINRIFAISRIMTILLASVASISLIVGGIGIMNIMLVSVGERTREIGIRMAVGAKQRDILIQFLIESVLLSLAGGVIGVILGILGSKVASSFTNWPVVISFGAMILAFSVAAVIGIFFGIYPARKASQLDPIEALRYE